In a single window of the Arachis hypogaea cultivar Tifrunner chromosome 6, arahy.Tifrunner.gnm2.J5K5, whole genome shotgun sequence genome:
- the LOC112805807 gene encoding uncharacterized protein, with the protein MSQDHAQLDSNVICQHIFPMVHADATICVKVLQGSVESAYGYKVSYKKVWHTKQKAIARIYGDWDESYDQLRRYFNALQAFVPEFRHCKPLVSVDGTHLYGKYAGTLLMGIAQDGNNNILSVAFALVEKENTDSWYFFLTNLRRHVATRPGVLISDKHAAIKAALERKGCGWDHNVYYVRHIASNFATSFKSKEAKRHLVNAAYSKTQEQAQYYLELISSEDHVASPQMMGCIRGLEPPKWMQHLNEGRRYGHMTTNLSECINSVLKGTRNLPICAIFKSTYHRLNELFVIKGWQAQVQIASGQVFSQFLQKAILANREGISQMLVMSYDRDTTVFTVDEIAAVGVQSLFRVNLQARRCDCGYFQALHYPCAHALAACAYARLEWK; encoded by the exons ATGTCTCAAGACCATGCTCAACTAGATAGCAATGTGATTTGCCAGCACATATTCCCCATGGTGCATGCTGATGCGACTATTTGTGTAAAGGTGTTGCAAGGATCGGTAGAGTCAGCGTACGGGTACAAGGTGTCTTACAAGAAGGTGTGGCACACGAAGCAGAAGGCAATCGCAAGGATCTATGGTGATTGGGACGAGTCGTATGACCAGCTGCGCAGATACTTTAATGCGCTCCAAGCTTTCGTCCCAG AGTTTAGGCATTGCAAGCCGCTGGTTTCAGTAGACGGAACACACCTGTACGGTAAGTACGCTGGCACACTTCTCATGGGCATAGCACAGGATGGAAACAACAACATTCTGTCCGTCGCTTTTGCCCTCGTCGAAAAAGAGAACACAGATTCATGGTACTTCTTCCTGACCAATTTGAGGAGACATGTAGCGACTAGGCCAGGAGTTCTTATCTCTGACAAGCATGCTGCAATAAAGGCCGCATTGGAGCGTAAAGGATGTGGCTGGGATCACAATGTTTACTATGTAAGACATATTGCCTCCAACTTCGCAACAAGTTTCAAGAGTAAGGAAGCTAAAAGACACCTGGTTAATGCCGCTTATTCGAAGACGCAAGAGCAGGCGCAGTACTACCTTGAGTTAATTAGCAGCGAGGATCATGTAGCATCGCCGCAGATGATGGGTTGCATACGAGGGTTAGAGCCACCTAAATGGATGCAGCACCTTAATGAGGGCCGACGATATGGTCACATGACGACCAATCTTTCTGAGTGTATCAACTCCGTCCTGAAAGGCACTAGAAATCTACCCATCTGTGCAATTTTCAAGTCTACCTACCATCGCCTAAATGAGTTATTCGTCATCAAGGGTTGGCAAGCACAAGTGCAGATTGCAAGCGGTCAGGTGTTCTCACAATTCCTGCAGAAAGCCATATTAGCGAACCGTGAGGGAATTTCTCAGATGCTAGTGATGTCGTACGATAGAGACACTACCGTATTCACAGTCGATGAGATAGCTGCTGTAGGGGTGCAGTCTCTGTTTAGGGTTAACCTTCAGGCTCGTAGATGTGACTGTGGATACTTCCAGGCATTACACTACCCATGTGCTCATGCTCTAGCCGCTTGCGCCTACGCGAGACTAGAGTGGAAATAG
- the LOC140173730 gene encoding uncharacterized protein, with protein sequence MAQSKHIDKVLDRHSDETIANNRLRLKTSINAIQWLAFQACAFRGDDESPGSLNRGNFIELIKLLASCNQNVNSVVLENAPRNAQYISPGVQKDILHIFARKVRATIREEIGDSKFCIIIDEAREESKREQMSVVLRFIDKHGCVQERFFDLIHVSDTCSLTLKTEISSVLSRHNLVVMLVLLMMLSHPLNLSLFCI encoded by the coding sequence ATGGCTCAATCTAAGCATATAGATAAAGTTCTTGATAGGCATAGTGATGAAACTATTGCAAATAACCGTTTAAGGTTGAAGACATCTATTAATGCTATTCAATGGCTTGCATTTCAAGCATGTGCATTTAGAGGCGATGATGAAAGTCCTGGATCTTTGAATAGGGgaaattttattgagttaattaagCTTTTAGCTTCCTGTAATCAGAATGTTAATAGTGTTGTCCTTGAAAATGCTCCTAGAAATGCTCAATATATATCTCCCGGTGTTCAGAAAGATATATTGCATATCTTTGCTAGAAAAGTGCGTGCAACAATTCGAGAAGAAATTGGTGATTCTAAGTTTTGTATAATTATTGATGAAGCAAGAGAAGAGTCAAAGCGAGAACAAATGTCTGTGGTTTTGAGATTTATAGACAAGCACGGTTGTGTTCAAGAAAGATTTTTTGATCTTATACATGTTTCTGATACATGTTCTTTGACATTGAAAACAGAAATTTCATCAGTTCTTTCTCGTCATAATCTCGTGGTGATGCTAGTGCTGCTTATGATGCTATCACATCCTTTGAATTTGTCTTTGTTTTGCATTTGA